A window from Rhizosphaericola mali encodes these proteins:
- a CDS encoding nucleotidyltransferase family protein: MQQPTLVILAAGMASRYGSLKQIQTFGPSGETIMDYAIYDAIQAGFKKVIFIIRHSFEKEFKEVFADKLKDKIEIGFVFQEMDAFLEGRVLPADRVKPFGTGHAILCCRGQIDGPFAVINADDFYGRDSFIKGYNFLTNKVSETQYASIAYNLVNTLSENGYVSRGEIETDDANHIKSITERVKIYKQEDGQIVYELNGAVIPLSEDTKVSMNFFCFDANFIELCYQQFQSFLDNRLQDISAEFFMPQVADYYIKSKMGNIEVIPTTSKWFGVTYKEDAPIVKANIDTLIANGTYPDNLWK, translated from the coding sequence ATGCAACAACCCACATTGGTTATATTGGCAGCCGGTATGGCGAGCCGATACGGAAGTCTGAAACAAATACAAACTTTCGGGCCTTCTGGTGAAACAATTATGGATTATGCGATATATGATGCGATTCAAGCTGGATTTAAAAAAGTCATATTTATAATTCGTCACTCGTTTGAAAAAGAATTTAAAGAAGTTTTCGCCGACAAATTAAAGGATAAAATTGAAATAGGTTTTGTTTTTCAAGAAATGGATGCTTTTTTGGAAGGTCGTGTCCTGCCAGCAGATAGGGTAAAACCCTTTGGAACTGGGCATGCCATTCTTTGTTGCCGTGGTCAGATTGATGGTCCATTTGCTGTAATAAATGCAGATGATTTTTACGGTAGAGATTCCTTTATCAAAGGTTATAATTTTTTGACGAATAAAGTATCTGAAACGCAATATGCTTCTATCGCATACAATTTAGTGAATACTTTGAGTGAAAATGGCTATGTTAGCAGAGGCGAAATAGAAACAGATGATGCCAATCACATCAAAAGTATCACGGAAAGAGTCAAAATATACAAACAAGAGGATGGTCAGATTGTATATGAATTGAACGGCGCCGTCATTCCACTATCTGAAGATACGAAAGTGAGTATGAACTTTTTTTGCTTTGATGCCAATTTTATTGAGCTTTGTTACCAACAATTTCAATCCTTTTTGGATAATCGTTTGCAAGATATTTCAGCAGAATTTTTTATGCCGCAGGTTGCGGATTATTACATCAAATCTAAAATGGGTAATATTGAAGTCATCCCAACAACTTCCAAATGGTTTGGCGTAACATATAAAGAAGATGCTCCGATCGTAAAAGCGAATATAGACACCCTAATTGCCAATGGTACTTATCCAGACAATCTTTGGAAATAA